One window of Candidatus Nitrosocosmicus arcticus genomic DNA carries:
- a CDS encoding response regulator, whose product MTSEVEINNPYKNKMARIMVVDDEKDILRIIKRDLEITNEFQVEVFSSGLDALSSFKNHELGYYDVIITDIRMPRMNGFELYRHIKEMCPNTKIAFITAFEINRDEFTKVLPSIDVKDFIIKPIDMNDLIYKIKSMLAI is encoded by the coding sequence ATGACGTCCGAAGTTGAAATTAACAATCCTTACAAGAATAAGATGGCTAGAATAATGGTAGTGGATGATGAAAAAGATATTCTTAGAATTATTAAGAGAGATTTGGAAATAACAAATGAATTTCAGGTGGAAGTATTTTCGAGTGGACTTGATGCGTTGAGCTCATTTAAGAATCATGAATTAGGCTACTATGACGTAATTATCACTGATATTAGAATGCCTAGAATGAATGGTTTTGAGTTGTATAGACATATCAAGGAAATGTGCCCTAATACCAAAATTGCCTTCATTACTGCGTTTGAAATAAACAGAGATGAATTTACAAAAGTTCTTCCTTCCATCGATGTTAAAGATTTTATTATTAAACCGATCGATATGAATGATTTAATTTATAAGATTAAATCTATGTTAGCAATTTAA
- a CDS encoding sensor histidine kinase has protein sequence MISIVSSRNNIFLLILVIGVGISLSILSYHYSGLTADQIGEIASGDIRSNAIIETDGLSKTLLHIIDPVSTNLEILSKIVNYSNIDGTEIIMDEVQNSTKSLTEGYYWINEDGRIVSISNVNSNIIDSYSSIDLSNREYFVIPKETHTSYYSSAIESIDKIPRLYISYPIMEESTGESVFKGVIVASIKIHELGRFLQSELAPQVAGNVGLMDKNGIIIYGSNPSLIGKYYLGKDFQALVPEEIRGPYNSLLAKGLQGSAGAEDLVLLGGNKTTITYQPVYIGGKYLWTLFVSSPHQLAAEVGFLINNQKNFSTLMILIIGAVALGIAFLILSWNKRLESAVNSRTIELKDANNSLIKYNKLLESANEKLSIHDKMQKEFINIAAHELRTPIMPILGDAIFLEKQFEEGKEEVKVDREQVSSIIRNAKRLKRLASDILDITKIESQSLKLNKERFNIKDIILSSISDIKTQLLSSNPEQLENLNMVYEPKDIYVFADKNRITQVIFNLLGNSVKFTEKGSIGIDVKIDRDVIKNIENVIVSIWDTGQGIDPDILPRLFTKFASKSFEGTGLGLFISKSIINSHNGKIWAVNNPDGGATFYFKIPLQ, from the coding sequence ATGATAAGTATAGTATCATCTAGAAATAATATTTTTTTGTTAATTCTTGTAATTGGCGTAGGTATATCTTTGTCCATATTATCTTATCATTATTCTGGTCTAACAGCAGATCAAATTGGTGAAATTGCTTCTGGTGATATCAGGTCAAATGCTATAATCGAAACAGATGGTCTTTCTAAAACTCTGTTGCATATTATAGATCCAGTATCTACTAACCTCGAGATCTTATCTAAAATTGTAAATTACAGCAATATAGATGGAACTGAAATAATTATGGATGAAGTCCAGAACTCAACAAAGTCATTGACGGAGGGATATTATTGGATAAATGAAGATGGTCGAATAGTCTCAATAAGTAACGTTAACTCTAATATAATTGATTCGTACAGTAGTATTGATTTGAGTAATAGAGAGTATTTTGTTATCCCTAAAGAGACTCATACTAGCTATTATAGTAGCGCAATAGAATCTATAGATAAAATTCCGCGACTTTATATTTCATATCCTATTATGGAAGAATCCACCGGAGAATCTGTGTTTAAAGGGGTTATCGTTGCATCAATCAAAATCCATGAATTAGGTCGTTTTTTACAAAGCGAGTTAGCACCTCAAGTAGCAGGCAATGTTGGATTAATGGATAAGAATGGTATTATTATTTATGGCAGTAATCCTTCGCTCATTGGAAAATATTATCTTGGAAAAGACTTTCAAGCCCTAGTGCCTGAGGAAATTAGAGGACCTTATAATTCTCTTCTGGCTAAAGGTCTGCAAGGATCTGCCGGAGCAGAAGATCTAGTATTGCTTGGAGGAAACAAGACAACTATTACTTATCAACCCGTCTACATAGGTGGAAAGTATTTGTGGACTTTGTTTGTAAGCTCTCCTCATCAATTAGCAGCTGAGGTGGGGTTTTTGATAAATAATCAGAAAAATTTTAGCACTTTAATGATCCTAATAATTGGAGCTGTAGCCTTGGGCATTGCGTTTTTGATCCTTTCCTGGAATAAACGACTGGAGTCGGCAGTAAATTCGAGAACTATCGAGCTAAAAGATGCAAATAATTCATTGATAAAATATAATAAGTTACTTGAATCGGCCAATGAAAAACTAAGCATTCATGATAAGATGCAAAAAGAATTCATAAATATTGCTGCTCATGAATTGAGAACTCCCATAATGCCTATACTTGGGGATGCGATATTTCTTGAAAAGCAATTCGAAGAGGGAAAAGAAGAAGTCAAAGTTGACAGAGAACAAGTGAGTTCTATTATTAGAAACGCCAAACGCTTAAAGAGATTGGCATCAGATATTTTGGATATTACTAAGATCGAAAGTCAGTCCCTGAAGCTTAACAAAGAACGCTTTAATATTAAGGACATAATTTTATCATCCATCAGTGATATAAAAACCCAGTTATTAAGCAGTAATCCAGAACAGCTAGAAAATTTGAATATGGTATATGAACCTAAAGACATCTATGTATTTGCAGATAAAAATCGAATCACTCAGGTTATTTTCAACCTTCTGGGTAATTCTGTAAAGTTTACTGAAAAAGGGTCGATCGGCATCGATGTAAAAATCGATAGAGATGTGATAAAAAATATTGAAAATGTGATCGTCAGTATATGGGATACTGGACAAGGTATCGATCCTGATATACTTCCAAGATTGTTTACAAAATTTGCTTCCAAGTCTTTTGAAGGTACGGGTCTAGGCTTGTTTATATCAAAGAGTATTATTAATTCTCATAATGGCAAGATCTGGGCAGTCAATAATCCTGATGGAGGCGCGACCTTTTATTTTAAAATACCTCTACAATGA
- a CDS encoding MarR family transcriptional regulator, which yields MSFNLNDSPTHFIVLNAIYKNFTTLDKIMKFTKLTKSEVETVLKELESQRLVIKVEKKIFFLGKKMQYKLTDTGLKVLTSKQQELENKLRQAQQWYSQGDKAQLQTFMGNNRSWMPFLIFSGIMDMVFFMSLMSFMGMALNPMESSMAGDTGDTGATGSESDSGAGTETGATENVDMQGGDIGGGFDFDGGGFDSF from the coding sequence ATGTCATTCAATCTTAACGATAGTCCAACACATTTCATAGTTCTTAATGCAATATATAAGAATTTTACTACTTTAGATAAAATCATGAAATTTACCAAACTTACAAAATCAGAAGTTGAGACAGTTCTTAAGGAATTAGAAAGTCAACGATTGGTTATTAAAGTTGAAAAGAAAATATTTTTCTTGGGGAAGAAAATGCAATATAAATTAACAGACACGGGTTTAAAGGTATTAACTTCAAAACAACAGGAACTAGAGAATAAATTGAGACAGGCGCAGCAATGGTATTCACAAGGTGATAAAGCCCAACTCCAAACATTTATGGGAAACAACAGATCATGGATGCCATTTTTGATTTTCTCTGGAATTATGGATATGGTGTTCTTTATGTCGTTGATGTCTTTTATGGGTATGGCCCTTAATCCAATGGAGAGTTCAATGGCTGGAGACACAGGAGATACCGGTGCCACGGGGTCGGAATCTGATTCGGGAGCCGGCACAGAAACAGGAGCAACAGAAAATGTAGACATGCAGGGCGGAGACATAGGAGGAGGATTTGATTTTGATGGTGGGGGTTTTGATAGCTTTTAA
- a CDS encoding cation diffusion facilitator family transporter produces the protein MIIEIITRTEASIETRRLKIVVVILTVYLAVEIAAGYITGSLALIADALHMFADVFGISLVLVASMFSKKPPTPLHTYGFYRSEILSSLANCVILLLISIFIIFEAYRRIFEPHNIESSFMLIVAIMGLIVNLFGLRLLKGTHTHTDHVFSESTPEHNNLGKTDALHIQGAKLELFSDLLGSVAIIIGAVLIFYTNFYLIDSIISFGLALFIIPRVWYLFQRSVSILMESSPSSLLYKDIKDSILQIRGVTGVFDLHIWSITSGNIALSAHIVIFDSTKSQEILQEINSLLEKKFGIYHTTIQIEKYHIVDDRDH, from the coding sequence ATGATAATTGAAATCATAACGAGAACCGAAGCATCAATAGAAACTAGGAGGTTAAAAATAGTTGTAGTTATACTAACTGTTTATCTAGCGGTAGAAATCGCGGCTGGATATATCACCGGTAGTCTGGCGCTAATCGCTGATGCTCTGCACATGTTTGCCGATGTCTTCGGAATTTCGCTCGTTCTTGTGGCTTCCATGTTTAGTAAAAAACCTCCAACTCCTTTACATACCTACGGATTCTATAGGTCTGAAATTCTCTCCTCTCTTGCCAATTGCGTTATTCTATTATTGATATCAATCTTTATCATATTTGAAGCCTATCGACGTATTTTTGAACCTCACAATATAGAAAGCTCCTTCATGCTGATCGTTGCTATAATGGGATTAATTGTAAATCTTTTTGGGCTTAGACTATTAAAAGGAACACATACGCATACGGATCATGTATTTTCTGAATCAACCCCGGAACATAATAATTTAGGAAAGACTGATGCCCTTCATATTCAAGGCGCAAAGCTAGAATTATTTAGTGATCTTCTGGGATCTGTTGCAATCATCATTGGAGCTGTTCTTATATTCTATACCAATTTTTATCTGATAGATTCTATAATTAGCTTTGGTCTTGCTCTGTTCATTATACCTCGTGTTTGGTATTTGTTTCAAAGATCGGTATCAATTTTGATGGAGAGTTCTCCTTCCAGTTTGTTGTATAAGGACATAAAGGATTCAATTCTACAGATAAGAGGTGTAACCGGAGTGTTTGATCTCCACATATGGAGTATAACATCCGGAAATATTGCATTATCTGCACATATAGTTATTTTTGATTCAACCAAATCACAAGAGATACTCCAAGAAATAAATTCACTCTTAGAAAAGAAATTTGGAATCTATCATACTACAATTCAGATCGAAAAATATCATATAGTTGATGATAGGGATCATTAA